A single Euwallacea similis isolate ESF13 chromosome 1, ESF131.1, whole genome shotgun sequence DNA region contains:
- the Mhc gene encoding myosin heavy chain, muscle isoform X6, with protein sequence MPKPPANQEDEDPTPYLFVSLEQKRIDQTKPYDAKKSCWVPDEKEGFVLGEIRGTKGDLVTVGVPGGEEKNFKKEQVSQVNPPKYEKCEDMSNLTYLNDASVLHNLKQRYYAKLIYTYSGLFCVAINPYKRFPVYTNRCAKLYRGKRRNEVPPHIFAISDGAYVNMLTNHENQSMLITGESGAGKTENTKKVIAYFATVGASTKKPTEEQQKKGTLEDQVVQTNPVLEAFGNAKTVRNDNSSRFGKFIRIHFGPTGKLAGADIETYLLEKARVISQQSLERSYHIFYQIMSGAVSGLKEQCLLSNNIMDYNFVSQGKTKIPSVDDAEECTLTDQAFDILGFTQEEKNDIYKITASVMHMGTLKFKQRGREEQAEADGTEEGEKVAKLLGVEAQALYTALVKPRIKVGNEFVTQGRNVNQVAYSVGAMSKAMFDRLFKYLVKKCNETLDTKQKRQHFIGVLDIAGFEIFDFNSFEQLCINFTNEKLQQFFNHHMFVLEQEEYQQEGIQWTFIDFGLDLAACIELIEKPMGILSILEEESMFPKATDQTFVEKLNTNHLGKSPNFQKPKPPKPGQQAAHFTLGHYAGNVPYNITGWLEKNKDPLNDTVVDLFKKGSNKLLVEIFADHPGQSGGGDAKGGRGKKGGGFATVSSAYKEQLNNLMSTLRATQPHFVRCIIPNELKQPGLIDSHLVMHQLTCNGVLEGIRICRKGFPNRMVYPDFKLRYKILAASLVKEAPTPEKAAEVILDHIALDKEQYRLGKTKVFFRAGVLGQMEELRDERLGKIVTWMQSWVRGYLSRKEFKKLQEQRLALQVCQRNLRKYLKLRTWPWYKLWQRVKPLLNVTRIEDEIAKLEEKAAKAQEAYEREAKAKKELEGLYAKLLTEKTDLLATLEGEKGTLSETTERANKLQAQKSDLESQLSETQDRLSQEEDARNQLMQQKKKLEQEISGYKKDIEDLELNLQKSEQDKATKDHQIRNLNDEIAHQDELINKLNKEKKIGGENNQKISEELQAAEDKVNHLNKVKAKLEQTLDELEDSLEREKKLRGDVEKSKRKVEGDLKLTQEAVADLERNKKELEQTIQRKDKEISSLTAKLEDEQSVVGKTQKQIKELQARIEELEEEVEAERQARAKAEKQRADLARELEELGERLEEAGGATSAQIELNKKREAELAKLRRDLEEANIQHEGTLANLRKKHNDAVSEMGEQIDQLNKLKAKAEKEKAQYFGELNDLRASVDHLANEKAAIEKVSKQLGQQLNDVQGKLDETNRTLNDFDAAKKKLSIENSDLLRQLEEAESQVSQLSKIKVSLTTQLEDTKRLADEESRERATLLGKFRNLEHDLDNIREQVEEEAEAKADIQRQLSKANADAQLWRQKYESEGVARSEELEEAKRKLQARLAEAEETIESLNQKVVALEKTKQRLATEVEDLQLEVDRANAIANAAEKKQKAFDKIIGEWKLKVDDLAAELDASQKECRNYSTELFRLKGAYEEGQEQLEAVRRENKNLADEVKDLLDQIGEGGRNIHEIEKARKRLEAEKDELQAALEEAEAALEQEENKVLRSQLELSQVRQEIDRRIQEKEEEFENTRKNHQRALDSMQASLEAEAKGKAEALRMKKKLEADINELEIALDHANKANAEAQKTIKRYQQQLKDTQQALEEEQRARDEAREQLGISERRANALQNELEESRTLLEQADRARRQAEQELGDAHEQLNDLAAQNASMSAAKRKLETELQTLHSDLDELLNEAKNSEEKAKKAMVDAARLADELRAEQDHAQTQEKLRKALETQIKDLQVRLDEAEANALKGGKKAIAKLEQRVRELENELDGEQRRHADAQKNLRKSERRIKELSFQAEEDRKNHERMQDLVDKLQQKIKTYKRQIEEAEEIAALNLAKFRKAQQELEEAEERADLAEQAIAKFRAKGRAGSSARGQSPAPRQRPQLGDGGLFPPRFDLAPESEF encoded by the exons ATGCCGAAGCCACCAGCGAACCAGGAGGATGAAGATCCCACCCCATACCTCTTCGTCTCCTTGGAACAGAAACGTATAGATCAGACCAAGCCCTACGATGCCAAAAAATCTTGCTGGGTCCCGGACGAGAAGGAGGGTTTCGTGCTGGGTGAAATCAGGGGCACCAAAGGTGACCTGGTTACGGTTGGCGTCCCCGGAGGAGAG GAAAAGAACTTCAAGAAAGAGCAGGTCTCCCAAGTAAACCCTCCCAAGTACGAAAAATGCGAGGATATGTCCAATTTGACATATCTCAATGACGCTTCCGTATTGCACAACTTGAAACAACGTTATTATGCCAAGCTTATTTAC ACATACTCTGGACTCTTCTGTGTCGCCATTAACCCTTACAAGCGCTTCCCTGTATACACCAACCGTTGCGCCAAGCTGTACCGTGGTAAGAGGCGTAATGAGGTGCCACCCCATATCTTTGCCATTTCTGACGGTGCCTACGTGAACATGTTGACCA ACCACGAGAATCAATCTATGTTGATTAC TGGTGAATCTGGTGCcggaaaaactgaaaacacGAAGAAGGTAATTGCCTACTTCGCCACCGTCGGTGCCTCCACCAAGAAACCAACCGAAGAGCAGCAGAAGAAGGGAACTCTGGAAGATCAAGTCGTCCAGACCAACCCCGTACTTGAAGCCTTCGGTAACGCCAAGACCGTGCGTAACGACAACTCTTCCCGTTTC GGTAAATTCATTCGTATCCACTTCGGCCCCACTGGAAAACTGGCTGGTGCTGATATCGAAACTT ATCTGCTGGAGAAGGCTCGTGTCATCTCCCAACAGTCCCTGGAGCGTTCTTACCACATTTTCTACCAGATCATGTCTGGAGCTGTTTCGGGACTTAAGG AACAATGTTTGTTATCAAATAACATTATGGATTACAACTTTGTGTCCCAgggaaaaactaaaatcccATCTGTGGACGATGCGGAAGAATGTACCCTTACTGAT CAAGCTTTCGACATTTTGGGTTTCACCCAAGAGGAGAAGAACGATATTTACAAGATCACCGCTTCCGTCATGCACATGGGCACTCTGAAGTTCAAGCAGAGGGGTCGTGAAGAACAGGCTGAAGCCGATGGCACTGAG GAAGGTGAAAAGGTGGCCAAACTGTTGGGCGTCGAAGCCCAAGCCTTGTACACTGCCCTGGTCAAGCCCAGGATCAAGGTCGGTAACGAGTTCGTGACCCAGGGTAGGAACGTCAACCAAGTAGCCTACTCCGTGGGTGCTATGTCCAAAGCCATGTTTGACAGGCTGTTCAAGTACCTGGTGAAGAAATGTAACGAGACTCTGGACACCAAGCAAAAGAGACAGCACTTCATTGGTGTACTGGATATCGCCGGCTTTGAAATCTTCGAC TTCAACAGCTTTGAGCAACTTTGCATCAACTTTACCAACGAAAAGTTGCAACAATTCTTTAACCATCACATGTTCGTACTCGAACAAGAAGAATACCAACAAGAAGGTATTCAGTGGACTTTCATTGATTTCGGTCTTGATTTGGCCGCCTGCATTGAGTTGATTGAAAAG CCTATGGGCATCTTGTCCATTCTTGAAGAAGAATCTATGTTCCCCAAAGCCACCGATCAGACCTTCGTTGAGAAACTGAACACCAACCATTTGGGCAAGTCTCCCAACTTCCAGAAGCCCAAACCACCAAAGCCCGGCCAACAAGCCGCCCACTTCACCTTGGGCCATTACGCCGGTAAT GTACCATACAACATCACCGGTTGGTTGGAAAAGAACAAGGACCCTCTGAACGACACGGTTGTCGACTTATTCAAGAAGGGTAGCAACAAGCTTTTGGTGGAAATCTTCGCTGACCATCCTGGACAGTCCGGTGGCGGCGATGCCAAAG GTGGTCGTGGAAAGAAGGGTGGTGGCTTCGCCACTGTATCCTCAGCCTACAAG GAACAATTGAACAACTTGATGTCCACCTTGAGGGCCACCCAACCTCACTTCGTCCGTTGTATCATTCCCAATGAATTGAAGCAACCTGGACTCATCGACTCTCACTTGGTCATGCACCAGCTGACCTGTAACGGTGTACTTGAAGGTATCCGTATCTGCAGGAAAGGTTTCCCCAACAGGATGGTCTACCCTGACTTTAAGCTCCG ATACAAAATTCTGGCTGCAAGTTTGGTCAAGGAAGCCCCCACACCCGAAAAAGCGGCCGAAGTTATCTTGGACCATATCGCTTTAGACAAAGAGCAATACCGTCTGGGTAAAACCAAG GTGTTCTTCCGTGCCGGTGTCCTGGGTCAGATGGAAGAATTGCGTGACGAGCGTCTCGGCAAAATCGTCACCTGGATGCAATCCTGGGTTAGAGGTTACCTCTCCAGGAAGGAATTCAAGAAACTGCAGGAGCAACGTTTGGCCCTCCAAGTGTGCCAGAGGAACTTGAGGAAATACCTCAAGCTCAGGACCTGGCCATGGTACAAATTGTGGCAGAGAGTCAAGCCCCTCCTCAACGTCACCCGCATCGAAGATGAAATCGCT AAACTGGAAGAGAAGGCTGCCAAGGCCCAGGAAGCCTACGAACGCGAAGCCAAGGCCAAGAAGGAGTTGGAAGGGCTCTATGCCAAGTTGCTGACCGAAAAGACCGACCTTTTGGCCACCCTTGAGGGCGAGAAAGGTACTCTGTCGGAAACCACTGAAAGGGCCAACAAACTGCAGGCCCAGAAGAGCGATCTCGAGTCTCAACTGTCG GAAACCCAAGACCGTCTCAGCCAAGAGGAAGACGCCCGTAACCAGCTGATGCAGCAGAAGAAGAAATTGGAACAGGAGATCTCCGGCTACAAAAAGGACATCGAGGACTTGGAACTGAACCTGCAGAAATCCGAGCAGGACAAGGCCACCAAAGACCACCAGATCAGGAACTTGAACGACGAGATCGCCCACCAGGACGAACTCATCAACAAGCTCAACAAAGAGAAGAAGATTGGAGGCGAGAACAACCAGAAGATCTCCGAGGAACTCCAGGCTGCCGAAGACAAGGTCAACCACTTGAACAAAGTTAAGGCTAAGTTGGAGCAAACCCTGGATGAGTTGGAAGACTCTCTGGAGCGCGAGAAGAAGTTGCGCGGAGATGTGGAAAAATCCAAGAGGAAGGTTGAGGGCGACTTGAAACTCACCCAGGAAGCCGTGGCTGACTTGGAAAGGAACAAGAAAGAACTGGAACAGACCATCCAACGCAAGGACAAGGAAATCTCCTCTCTGACCGCCAAACTCGAAGACGAACAATCCGTTGTAGGAAAGACCCAGAAACAGATTAAGGAATTGCAGGCCCGCATCGAGGAACTGGAAGAGGAAGTTGAGGCTGAGAGACAAGCTCGCGCCAAAGCTGAGAAACAACGCGCTGACCTGGCTCGCGAACTGGAAGAACTGGGAGAGCGTCTGGAAGAAGCTGGTGGAGCCACTTCTGCTCAGATTGAGCTAAACAAGAAAAGGGAAGCTGAGCTCGCCAAGCTGCGTCGCGACTTGGAAGAGGCCAACATCCAACACGAGGGAACTTTGGCCAACTTGCGTAAGAAGCACAACGATGCCGTATCCGAAATGGGTGAACAAATCGACCAGCTGAACAAGCTCAAAGCCAA GGCTGAGAAAGAAAAGGCTCAGTACTTCGGCGAACTTAACGACCTCCGCGCCTCTGTCGACCACTTGGCTAACGAAAAG GCCGCCATTGAAAAGGTATCCAAACAACTAGGACAGCAGCTCAACGATGTCCAAGGCAAGCTCGACGAGACCAACCGCACCCTCAACGACTTCGACGCCGCGAAGAAGAAGCTTTCCATCGAGAACTCCGACTTGCTCAGGCAGTTGGAAGAGGCCGAGTCTCAAGTCTCTCAACTCAGCAAGATCAAGGTGTCCCTGACCACTCAATTGGAAGACACCAAGAGGTTGGCCGATGAAGAAAGCCGCGAACGCGCCACTTTATTGGGCAAATTCCGCAACTTGGAACACGACTTGGACAATATCCGCGAACAAGTTGAGGAAGAGGCCGAAGCCAAGGCTGACATTCAACGCCAGCTCAGCAAGGCTAACGCTGACGCTCAACTCTGGCGTCAGAAATACGAATCTGAGGGTGTAGCCCGCTCTGAGGAGCTTGAAGAGGCCAAGAGAAAGCTCCAGGCTCGTCTCGCTGAAGCTGAGGAAACCATCGAATCTCTTAACCAGAAAGTGGTAGCTCTCGAGAAGACCAAACAACGTCTGGCTACTGAAGTCGAGGACCTACAACTTGAAGTAGACCGTGCTAATGCCATCGCTAATGCCGCTGAAAAGAAACAGAAGGCTTTCGACAAGATCATCGGAGAGTGGAAACTCAAAGTTGATGACTTGGCTGCTGAATTGGATGCTAGTCAAAAGGAATGCCGCAACTACTCCACTGAGTTGTTCAGACTCAAGGGAGCTTACGAGGAAGGACAAGAGCAACTGGAAGCCGTCCGTCGTGAGAACAAAAACCTCGCTGATGAGGTCAAGGACCTCTTGGACCAAATCGGCGAAGGTGGCCGCAACATTCATGAAATCGAAAAGGCCAGGAAGCGCTTGGAAGCTGAGAAAGACGAGCTTCAAGCCGCCCTCGAGGAAGCTGAAGCCGCTCTCGAACAGGAAGAGAACAAGGTTCTCAGGAGCCAGTTGGAGCTGTCTCAAGTGCGCCAAGAAATCGACAGGCGCATCCAGGAGAAAGAGGAGGAATTCGAAAACACCAGGAAGAACCACCAACGCGCTTTGGACTCCATGCAAGCCTCCCTTGAGGCTGAGGCCAAGGGCAAAGCTGAGGCTCTTCGCATGAAGAAGAAGTTGGAAGCTGACATCAACGAATTGGAAATTGCTTTGGACCACGCTAACAAG GCTAACGCCGAGGCCCAGAAGACCATCAAACGCTACCAACAACAGCTCAAGGATACTCAACAAGCCCTCGAAGAGGAACAGCGCGCCCGCGATGAGGCCCGCGAACAATTGGGCATCTCTGAACGTCGCGCCAACGCCCTCCAGAATGAACTGGAAGAATCGCGCACCCTCCTGGAACAAGCCGACCGTGCCCGTCGCCAAGCCGAACAAGAACTGGGAGACGCCCACGAACAGCTCAACGACCTGGCCGCCCAAAATGCCTCCATGTCCGCTGCCAAGAGGAAATTGGAGACCGAGCTGCAGACCCTGCATTCCGACCTTGACGAGCTCCTAAACGAGGCCAAGAACTCCGAAGAGAAGGCCAAGAAAGCCATGGTAGATGCTGCCCGTCTCGCTGACGAATTGCGTGCTGAACAGGACCACGCCCAGACCCAAGAGAAACTGCGCAAGGCCCTCGAAACCCAAATCAAAGACTTGCAAGTGCGTCTTGATGAGGCCGAAGCTAACGCCCTCAAGGGAGGCAAGAAGGCCATTGCCAAGCTCGAACAGAGGGTAAGGGAACTGGAGAACGAGTTGGACGGTGAGCAGAGAAGACACGCCGACGCGCAAAAGAACTTGAGGAAATCAGAGCGTCGTATCAAGGAGTTGAGCTTCCAGGCTGAAGAAGACAGGAAGAACCACGAGCGCATGCAAGACCTGGTTGATAAGCTGCAACAGAAGATCAAGACCT